From Candidatus Bathyarchaeia archaeon, the proteins below share one genomic window:
- a CDS encoding ABC transporter permease, with amino-acid sequence MIWSRDPEVFSITFLSMCVSGLATMLSCLWGLPIAFLLGLSSFPGRSFIKGFFNAMLGVPTVTLGLLLYLLMSKSGPLGVFQLLYTPLGISIGQSILITPILVSFTTSALESIDVELRDLAKTLGASRLQTDLTLMRESLSGILLAITASFNRAFSELGIAMMIGGNIRNVTRVLTTSIALETARGEIAFSIALAIILMAVVFSITAIINVLKKS; translated from the coding sequence TTGATTTGGAGCCGAGACCCCGAGGTCTTCTCCATAACGTTTCTATCCATGTGTGTTTCAGGGTTGGCCACCATGCTTTCCTGCCTGTGGGGCTTGCCCATAGCGTTCTTACTCGGGCTCTCCTCATTCCCTGGGAGGAGTTTCATCAAAGGCTTTTTTAACGCGATGCTGGGGGTTCCAACTGTCACTTTAGGGTTACTCCTATACCTTTTGATGTCTAAAAGCGGCCCCCTCGGCGTTTTCCAACTCCTTTACACTCCGCTGGGGATTTCGATAGGCCAGTCGATTCTCATAACCCCCATCTTAGTCAGCTTCACCACTAGTGCTTTAGAGTCCATCGACGTTGAGCTGAGGGATCTGGCTAAAACCCTAGGGGCTTCAAGGCTTCAAACGGATCTTACATTGATGCGGGAGTCTTTATCAGGAATCCTCCTAGCCATCACCGCGTCCTTTAACAGGGCCTTTTCAGAGCTCGGCATCGCGATGATGATTGGGGGAAACATCAGAAATGTAACCAGAGTCTTAACAACCTCCATAGCGTTAGAGACGGCTCGAGGCGAGATCGCGTTCAGCATCGCCCTCGCCATAATCCTCATGGCTGTAGTGTTCTCCATAACCGCCATCATCAACGTTCTCAAGAAAAGCTAG
- a CDS encoding DNA alkylation repair protein produces MFALMAWLVFKDKEAKDDQFEKFLPIIKRESTDDRILVKKSVNWALRQIGKRNIALNTREIDTAKEIQEIRSKTAKWITQDAVKELTSNAIQERLKKRGK; encoded by the coding sequence ATGTTTGCTTTAATGGCATGGTTAGTTTTTAAAGATAAAGAGGCTAAAGATGATCAATTTGAGAAATTTCTTCCAATCATAAAAAGAGAATCTACTGATGACAGAATCCTTGTTAAGAAATCCGTGAACTGGGCTTTAAGACAGATTGGGAAACGAAATATCGCATTGAATACGAGGGAAATTGATACCGCAAAAGAAATTCAAGAGATACGGTCTAAAACTGCCAAGTGGATTACTCAAGATGCGGTCAAAGAGTTAACAAGCAATGCAATCCAAGAAAGATTAAAAAAGAGAGGTAAATAA
- a CDS encoding UPF0182 family protein: MEEYPEERKPIRVEGKVVAFFFVMVIALIAALASLNIYIKWTVLQSLYSLKFDVNWFSTLFYGGYTFIVAALAPLLLLNPKPGKSDLYSAYDAFHLVFYRLRGGEEKPFKPNVKAWAVWQALKYALGYLVVASLNGFPFYGNLTLRLKMLQSGIGDWRLIPRILALPINPPSNLELIRLIPTMEAQYRVLLSIVGPILIILAVRFTFKFVRNLLLLQRNAYLRDLFAISSIIALHVVLDAPYWSMDITTPYGYLIAVTALIGFLTGLGYFQINVNRSPAALPRRRKTIFTAFAVILILIILGNGVVVAGFRVNWNNNWTQYEWRPLIEKQIALTRWAAGIQNIQYESLTELKQGNESKTLSYVRQWDQQAANTKMKNQIGVNWMRLSDSDIVFINGREYWVSPTTINYPATDWISRKLIYTHAAKIIIIDSHTGEFVPVEDAFGVEREPNIYYGEQMYEHVYVNVKGFNEIGNVSYAGEPDYVLKGWRRTLWFLLEGQLGFAFTPPQDSINMLYRRDVYERVNGVLIYGLNVDEDVFIVTDGARVYYCAQVYVAYPIRSGFSASQYLRFFGVVTVDVENGEMKGYYIGEPDGFLIDFYRSYYPGWGNPPTWLKSQLRYPEELLGGHEKPGQLDVDFIFHVQDPFIWRSGSDFFERPEATMVHYILMDFDNETRYVGIQLVEYEASPGKNLAGIYVAEGGESLGRITLFRISTQGGQLIGPSAALQALETDDYVRKQLTLLTNPRLGNILLYIIRGRPFYFIPVYITTQVAESVITKLAFMVMVDASTGTNVSAGGDSAQAFYTLTGRKPMEELGVEKRAGKVVQALETLGYRVTHPEKINANVEIHVGETQYLKEEDWPDVENALIGFLKAYADDESDVYYWSPSEGTLAVGVLKSTQGIVKLYYVTIMLEEKTVKVEE; encoded by the coding sequence GTGGAGGAATACCCAGAGGAGCGTAAACCCATCCGCGTCGAAGGCAAAGTAGTAGCCTTCTTCTTCGTCATGGTAATCGCCTTAATCGCTGCTTTAGCCTCTTTAAACATATACATTAAATGGACTGTTCTTCAAAGCCTATATTCCTTAAAGTTTGATGTAAACTGGTTCTCCACACTATTCTACGGAGGATACACGTTTATTGTGGCGGCCTTGGCGCCTCTGCTTCTATTGAACCCGAAGCCGGGTAAAAGCGACCTCTACTCGGCTTACGACGCCTTCCACCTCGTTTTCTACCGGTTAAGAGGAGGCGAGGAAAAGCCCTTCAAGCCGAACGTGAAAGCGTGGGCTGTGTGGCAAGCCTTAAAATACGCGCTGGGATACTTGGTCGTCGCCTCCCTTAACGGCTTTCCATTCTACGGCAACTTAACCCTCCGCTTAAAAATGTTGCAGTCAGGTATCGGCGACTGGAGGCTTATCCCAAGAATATTGGCTTTGCCCATCAATCCACCCAGCAACCTTGAACTCATACGTCTCATCCCAACCATGGAAGCCCAGTACAGGGTTTTGCTCTCCATCGTCGGCCCTATACTCATAATCCTCGCCGTCAGGTTTACCTTTAAATTCGTCAGAAACCTTCTGCTCCTGCAGAGAAACGCTTATTTAAGGGATTTATTCGCGATCTCATCGATCATCGCCTTACATGTGGTTCTAGACGCCCCCTACTGGAGCATGGACATCACCACTCCATACGGTTATCTTATCGCGGTCACGGCGCTGATAGGCTTCCTAACGGGTTTAGGGTACTTTCAAATCAATGTGAACAGGTCTCCAGCAGCTTTACCCAGGAGGAGGAAGACGATATTCACAGCGTTCGCCGTCATCCTCATCCTGATAATTTTAGGTAATGGGGTGGTGGTAGCTGGTTTCCGCGTGAACTGGAACAACAATTGGACTCAGTATGAGTGGCGTCCCCTTATCGAGAAGCAGATAGCGTTAACCCGGTGGGCGGCTGGAATTCAAAACATCCAGTATGAATCGCTGACCGAGCTGAAGCAGGGCAACGAATCGAAAACCCTCAGCTACGTTAGGCAGTGGGATCAGCAGGCAGCGAACACCAAGATGAAGAATCAGATAGGGGTTAACTGGATGAGGCTCAGCGACTCCGACATCGTGTTCATAAACGGGAGGGAATACTGGGTATCCCCGACAACCATCAACTACCCGGCGACGGATTGGATAAGCCGGAAGTTGATCTACACGCACGCGGCCAAGATCATAATCATCGACAGCCACACAGGTGAATTCGTACCTGTAGAGGACGCCTTTGGAGTTGAAAGGGAGCCTAACATATATTATGGCGAGCAAATGTATGAGCACGTTTACGTAAACGTTAAGGGGTTCAACGAGATAGGGAACGTATCCTACGCTGGGGAGCCTGACTATGTTCTTAAGGGTTGGAGGCGAACCCTATGGTTTTTGCTTGAAGGGCAGTTAGGGTTCGCGTTTACACCTCCTCAGGACTCCATAAACATGCTGTACCGGAGAGACGTCTACGAGAGGGTTAACGGCGTATTAATATATGGGTTAAACGTTGACGAAGACGTCTTTATCGTCACGGATGGAGCCAGAGTTTACTATTGCGCTCAAGTATATGTCGCGTATCCCATTAGGTCAGGCTTCTCGGCAAGCCAGTATTTGCGATTTTTCGGCGTGGTGACGGTGGATGTTGAAAACGGGGAGATGAAGGGTTATTACATCGGTGAGCCTGATGGATTTCTCATAGACTTCTACCGCAGCTACTATCCCGGTTGGGGAAACCCGCCCACATGGCTGAAAAGCCAGTTGAGGTATCCGGAGGAGTTGCTGGGAGGCCATGAGAAGCCAGGTCAACTCGACGTGGACTTCATCTTTCACGTACAGGATCCCTTCATATGGAGGTCAGGCTCAGACTTCTTCGAGAGGCCGGAGGCTACGATGGTTCATTACATACTCATGGACTTCGACAATGAAACCAGATACGTTGGAATCCAACTCGTTGAGTATGAGGCATCTCCAGGTAAAAATCTGGCAGGCATATACGTGGCTGAGGGTGGGGAATCTCTAGGGCGAATAACCCTGTTTAGAATTTCAACTCAGGGAGGTCAGCTTATAGGGCCTTCAGCGGCTTTGCAAGCGTTGGAAACCGACGATTATGTGAGAAAACAGCTTACCCTGCTAACCAACCCTAGACTGGGGAACATCCTCCTGTACATCATTAGAGGTCGACCCTTCTATTTCATCCCTGTTTACATAACGACCCAAGTAGCTGAATCCGTTATAACAAAGCTCGCCTTCATGGTTATGGTCGACGCCTCCACAGGCACCAATGTGTCAGCTGGAGGAGACTCGGCTCAGGCCTTCTACACCCTTACAGGCCGCAAACCCATGGAGGAGCTGGGCGTAGAGAAAAGAGCGGGAAAGGTTGTTCAAGCCTTGGAGACCTTAGGGTATAGGGTTACGCATCCTGAGAAGATCAACGCTAACGTTGAAATTCACGTAGGCGAAACACAGTACTTGAAGGAGGAAGATTGGCCTGACGTTGAAAATGCTTTGATAGGGTTCCTGAAAGCTTACGCCGACGATGAATCAGACGTCTACTATTGGTCGCCAAGCGAGGGAACCCTGGCGGTAGGCGTTTTGAAGTCTACTCAGGGAATCGTGAAGCTCTATTATGTGACTATTATGTTGGAGGAGAAGACAGTTAAAGTGGAGGAGTAG
- the ade gene encoding adenine deaminase — translation MSADLVRTALGKRRADLAINGGFIINVYTEEAYRADVAVTGNRIAAVDESLPEGLRTLNVEGMYLVPGFIDSHTHVEMSFLTFREFGKTALKHGTTCVIEELHEIANVLGLRGVKLLLEEAEALPVRYYFQIPSCVPSSHHETSGANVSIEEIKRGLKLPGVVGLGEFMDVPSILKANQKALRKIEIARRLGAVIEGHCPGLEGSELNAYASTGISSDHEAFNPMEGVEKLRAGLTLEIREGSTVKNLRDLLKPILKLNLSLDNCCLATDDILPIDLETLGYMDYVVRRAIEEGVDPVKAVKMATLNPARHFRLERSLGSLTPGKLADIVVLKNLEKVEVDSVILNGKIAYHKGDVKVPFKKFRFPSWAYNTVKLKRKIGKEELKVRLQGLSGSRALVNVIRITEGQAYTVREKRWLKVNGGEVLSGGDVAKVFVIERHGKRGSVGKGFIAGLGLKKGAISSTIGHDAHNIIVAGHRVEDVYLAFRRLLKTQGGIVIVHDGKVVCDLPLPIAGLMSDKKYEHVLSRLKEMECEARKLGVSVKSPFVQLSFISLTSIPEIRLTDLGLFDVKANRFIDLIERTEP, via the coding sequence TTGAGTGCGGATTTGGTTAGAACCGCGTTGGGTAAGCGCAGAGCGGATCTCGCTATTAATGGCGGTTTCATAATTAACGTTTACACCGAGGAGGCGTATAGGGCTGATGTCGCTGTCACGGGGAACCGTATAGCCGCTGTGGACGAATCATTGCCTGAAGGCTTAAGGACCTTGAATGTGGAAGGCATGTATCTGGTTCCCGGCTTCATCGATTCCCATACCCATGTGGAGATGAGCTTTCTAACCTTTAGGGAGTTCGGAAAGACCGCCCTTAAACATGGGACAACGTGCGTCATAGAGGAGCTACATGAAATCGCCAACGTGCTCGGTTTAAGGGGCGTGAAGCTCCTACTCGAGGAGGCTGAAGCCCTACCTGTTAGATATTACTTTCAAATTCCCAGCTGCGTCCCCTCCTCTCACCATGAAACATCGGGAGCCAACGTTTCAATCGAGGAGATAAAAAGGGGGTTAAAGCTTCCCGGGGTCGTGGGATTAGGGGAATTTATGGATGTTCCCTCAATATTAAAGGCGAATCAAAAGGCTTTAAGGAAAATCGAGATCGCACGCCGACTCGGAGCAGTCATAGAGGGACATTGCCCAGGATTAGAGGGATCTGAGCTTAACGCATACGCTTCAACCGGAATATCCTCAGACCATGAAGCATTCAACCCCATGGAGGGAGTGGAGAAGCTTAGAGCTGGGCTAACCCTTGAGATTAGGGAAGGCTCAACGGTTAAAAACCTCAGAGACCTTTTAAAACCGATCCTAAAGCTTAACTTAAGCTTAGACAACTGCTGCTTGGCGACCGACGATATACTGCCCATCGACCTGGAAACACTGGGTTATATGGATTACGTGGTAAGGAGAGCGATTGAAGAGGGCGTCGACCCCGTTAAAGCCGTTAAAATGGCCACCTTAAATCCAGCAAGGCATTTTAGGCTTGAACGGAGCCTAGGAAGCTTAACCCCTGGCAAGCTCGCCGACATAGTGGTTCTGAAAAACTTAGAGAAGGTGGAGGTGGACTCAGTCATCTTAAACGGCAAAATAGCCTACCATAAGGGAGACGTTAAAGTACCATTCAAAAAATTTCGGTTCCCCAGCTGGGCTTACAACACGGTCAAGCTTAAGAGAAAAATCGGGAAGGAAGAGTTGAAAGTCAGGCTTCAAGGGCTTTCAGGCTCGAGGGCGCTTGTCAACGTCATTCGAATAACCGAGGGACAGGCCTATACCGTCAGGGAGAAACGATGGTTGAAGGTGAATGGAGGTGAGGTTCTCAGCGGTGGCGATGTCGCTAAGGTCTTCGTGATCGAAAGGCATGGGAAAAGAGGAAGCGTAGGTAAGGGATTCATCGCGGGCTTAGGGTTGAAGAAGGGAGCCATATCCTCCACTATTGGTCATGACGCCCATAACATAATCGTCGCTGGACATAGGGTTGAAGACGTATACTTGGCGTTTAGAAGACTCTTGAAAACGCAGGGCGGCATCGTCATCGTCCATGATGGAAAAGTGGTTTGCGACCTACCTCTACCGATAGCCGGTTTGATGAGCGATAAAAAATATGAGCATGTGTTAAGCCGACTTAAAGAGATGGAGTGTGAAGCCCGGAAACTCGGGGTATCCGTCAAGTCCCCATTCGTGCAACTATCGTTTATCTCCCTAACCTCCATTCCTGAAATTAGGCTAACGGACCTAGGTTTATTCGATGTCAAAGCTAATAGGTTCATAGATTTAATTGAGAGAACAGAGCCTTAA
- a CDS encoding zinc-dependent dehydrogenase, which translates to MEVVISIGEWVEYEMKAARFYGPGDLRVEEVDSPRLEEGEILVENHVTLTCGTDLKMYRRGHPYAKPPLIVGHEFSGVVAEVGPKVKGFKVGMRIAAANSAPCNTCFYCRRNQQNLCENLSEVLIGFTAQGAYAEYVKVPARIVEQNTYIIPDHVSFEEAALLEPLACVAHGSQLVKINPGDTVAIIGAGPIGLLHLQMAKLTGPSKLIVSDLSDERLKAAEEMGASHLVNPRRESQVERVLELTGNIGADVVIEASGHPETWESAVAMTRKGGTTLLFGGCEPGTKVRFDTGHIHYGELTLKGAFHHTPLSVEKAMALISSGLIDASKIITHRMKLREVKEALNLMAEGKAVKVALTP; encoded by the coding sequence GTGGAAGTCGTCATCTCCATAGGGGAATGGGTTGAGTACGAGATGAAGGCGGCGAGATTTTACGGTCCAGGTGACCTAAGGGTTGAGGAAGTAGACTCTCCGCGTTTGGAAGAGGGTGAGATACTTGTCGAGAATCATGTTACGTTAACCTGTGGAACAGACCTAAAAATGTATAGGCGTGGTCACCCATACGCCAAGCCTCCCCTAATCGTCGGGCATGAATTCTCCGGCGTAGTCGCGGAGGTGGGTCCAAAGGTTAAAGGCTTCAAAGTGGGTATGAGAATCGCCGCAGCCAACTCAGCTCCGTGTAACACATGCTTCTACTGTAGGAGAAATCAGCAAAACCTATGCGAAAACCTGAGCGAAGTCCTCATAGGTTTCACGGCTCAAGGAGCGTACGCTGAATACGTCAAGGTTCCAGCGAGGATCGTGGAACAGAACACGTACATCATCCCAGACCATGTGTCGTTCGAGGAAGCAGCTTTGCTTGAGCCATTGGCATGCGTGGCGCATGGAAGCCAGCTGGTGAAGATAAACCCAGGTGACACCGTAGCCATCATAGGAGCAGGTCCCATAGGCTTACTTCACTTGCAGATGGCCAAACTTACGGGGCCAAGCAAGCTCATCGTATCCGACCTCTCAGATGAACGCTTAAAGGCTGCTGAGGAAATGGGAGCTAGCCATCTGGTCAACCCTCGGAGAGAGAGTCAGGTTGAAAGGGTTCTCGAGCTAACCGGCAACATAGGCGCTGATGTGGTGATAGAGGCCAGCGGCCACCCGGAAACCTGGGAAAGCGCCGTCGCCATGACTAGGAAAGGAGGAACCACCCTGCTCTTCGGAGGCTGCGAGCCGGGAACAAAGGTAAGGTTTGATACTGGACACATCCACTACGGCGAGCTTACCTTAAAGGGGGCATTCCACCACACACCGCTCTCGGTGGAGAAGGCCATGGCCCTCATCTCAAGCGGGCTCATAGACGCTTCAAAGATTATAACGCATAGAATGAAGCTTAGGGAAGTTAAGGAAGCCTTAAACCTGATGGCTGAAGGTAAGGCCGTAAAGGTGGCGTTAACGCCCTAA
- a CDS encoding flavodoxin — MPTLSRARPIPIMGMEKKNDGTKTLVVFYSKTGNTRLVAKAIARSLNADIEEIKDKKSRDGILGFLRSGYEAIFEKLSYIAPINENPAEYDLVIIGSPVWASRLSSPVRTYMSLHGNKIKKAAFFATCGMRSGKIFKQMRELIGSNSPIATLEVRKGEVVSGDYLKKIEDLKKKLSLKIE, encoded by the coding sequence TTGCCGACATTGTCGAGGGCAAGGCCAATCCCAATAATGGGCATGGAAAAGAAGAATGATGGCACGAAAACGTTGGTTGTATTTTACTCCAAGACCGGGAACACTAGGTTAGTAGCCAAAGCGATAGCTAGAAGTTTAAATGCAGATATTGAGGAAATAAAAGACAAGAAAAGCAGGGATGGTATTCTCGGGTTCCTAAGGTCTGGATACGAAGCCATATTTGAGAAGCTTTCTTATATCGCGCCGATCAACGAGAACCCCGCCGAATACGATTTAGTGATAATAGGTTCCCCAGTCTGGGCCAGTCGCCTTTCTTCCCCAGTGAGAACCTACATGAGCTTACATGGTAACAAAATCAAGAAGGCGGCCTTTTTTGCCACTTGCGGCATGAGAAGTGGCAAGATTTTCAAGCAAATGAGAGAACTCATTGGCTCAAACTCACCAATAGCGACGCTCGAAGTTCGGAAAGGAGAAGTTGTGTCAGGCGACTACCTGAAAAAAATTGAAGACTTAAAAAAGAAACTAAGCCTCAAGATCGAATAA
- a CDS encoding 2-phosphosulfolactate phosphatase — protein sequence MKEVSIIVVADTKPSYIDEGDVTVAVDVIRCSTTIIYAFLGKVESVIPAGTIAEAKRLAKATPNSFLVGEREGVKIRGFDFNNSPTEMENANIKGKNIIITTSHGAKLIKLGMKRSKVTLIGALINAKACAEAAYRFSTNFQSDVRILIPWMKGGFAVEDLYTAGLISTYLIRKGYTPLFDTAKVGQLLATLPQSRMMSEIKSSWSVRRILEIGYEPDIERCLTYNSTDLVPYSSGERLKTHQ from the coding sequence ATGAAAGAAGTTTCCATAATCGTCGTCGCGGACACGAAGCCAAGCTACATAGATGAAGGCGATGTTACGGTCGCGGTCGATGTGATTCGATGTAGCACCACGATCATTTACGCCTTCCTAGGCAAGGTTGAATCCGTCATTCCAGCTGGAACGATAGCTGAGGCTAAGAGGCTGGCGAAGGCTACTCCAAACTCCTTCCTAGTAGGTGAAAGAGAAGGAGTCAAGATTCGAGGATTCGATTTCAATAACTCCCCTACGGAAATGGAAAACGCGAATATCAAAGGAAAGAACATAATCATAACCACGTCTCATGGCGCCAAGCTTATAAAGCTTGGAATGAAACGTTCGAAGGTTACGTTGATCGGAGCGTTAATCAACGCTAAAGCGTGCGCTGAAGCCGCCTACCGGTTCTCAACCAACTTTCAAAGCGACGTGCGGATCTTGATCCCCTGGATGAAGGGAGGATTTGCCGTAGAAGACCTTTACACAGCGGGCTTAATATCGACATATTTGATTCGGAAGGGTTATACACCCCTCTTCGACACAGCGAAAGTAGGCCAACTTCTAGCAACCCTACCCCAAAGCAGAATGATGAGTGAAATAAAAAGCTCGTGGTCAGTCCGCAGAATCTTAGAAATCGGATATGAACCTGATATTGAACGATGCTTAACGTACAACTCCACCGACTTGGTACCTTACTCCTCAGGGGAACGCTTGAAAACCCATCAATAA
- a CDS encoding acetamidase/formamidase family protein, translating into MKRIKREKAVQYAFTNSVKPILKVKKGEEFIVETWDAIGNRIKTREDLPVPEVLGELTDSTPMKANFLAGPIFVEGAEKGDVLAVDILDVVPADHGVNFILPGFGPLADSLKYRECVGPFTHIIKHTKGPSGTTSDGEALLETGETWRLMPFIGTIGVAPEWETLGSLISQGPWGGNLDCRDVCKGSRIYLPVFNKGALLFLGDVHGCQADTEFCGVADECAAELRLACNVIKKKRIPFVRIEKEKSIVQLSCYRPLEEAVKRACLWMIDWLVEDYGKSQRDAYIHLSINPKVRVNVYQMLMADRLEFTVGVEFPKEHL; encoded by the coding sequence TTGAAGAGAATAAAAAGGGAGAAGGCTGTTCAATACGCGTTCACGAACTCCGTTAAACCAATACTGAAGGTTAAGAAGGGGGAGGAGTTCATTGTTGAGACCTGGGACGCTATAGGGAACCGGATTAAAACGAGGGAAGATCTTCCTGTTCCTGAGGTTCTAGGTGAATTAACGGACTCGACTCCGATGAAGGCCAACTTTCTCGCTGGTCCAATATTCGTCGAGGGCGCTGAGAAGGGTGATGTTTTAGCTGTTGACATCTTGGACGTGGTTCCAGCTGACCATGGAGTAAATTTTATCCTTCCAGGCTTTGGCCCCCTAGCCGACTCGTTGAAGTATAGGGAATGCGTCGGCCCGTTCACCCACATTATCAAGCATACGAAGGGTCCAAGTGGAACCACCAGCGACGGTGAAGCTTTGCTTGAAACAGGGGAAACTTGGAGGCTTATGCCTTTCATAGGGACCATCGGGGTGGCTCCTGAGTGGGAAACACTTGGATCCCTAATTAGCCAGGGGCCTTGGGGTGGAAACCTTGACTGTCGGGATGTATGTAAAGGCTCAAGAATTTACCTTCCAGTCTTCAACAAAGGAGCCCTCCTATTCTTAGGCGATGTGCATGGTTGTCAAGCAGACACAGAGTTTTGCGGGGTGGCTGATGAATGCGCCGCCGAGTTAAGGCTCGCCTGTAACGTGATAAAAAAGAAGAGGATTCCATTCGTCAGAATAGAGAAAGAGAAGAGCATCGTTCAGCTTAGCTGCTACCGCCCCCTCGAGGAGGCTGTTAAAAGAGCATGCCTATGGATGATTGACTGGCTCGTGGAGGATTACGGTAAGAGCCAAAGGGACGCCTACATACATTTATCCATCAACCCTAAGGTTAGGGTTAACGTATATCAAATGTTAATGGCCGACAGGCTTGAGTTCACTGTGGGAGTGGAATTCCCCAAAGAGCATCTTTAA
- a CDS encoding zinc-dependent dehydrogenase, translated as MKAVFIKEKSLVEVRDVPVPSLSAGDVLVKMKACGICGTDVEKFLGVHLTPPKLGHEVSGIVEKIGSDAVGELRVGDRVFVHHHVPCYTCHYCRRGDHTMCEMFSKTNLDPCGLAEYFRVPRYNVERGAVLKLPSDVDFDEATLIEPMACCLRGLNKVKIEKGDDVLVIGAGPTGLIITGLLRLFGAGSIISSEVSDHRLEAAGRMGAKILVNPSRENLLDKVYEATDGRGVDLAVVAVGAGKLIEAAADCVRKGGEVLMFGAPPKGELFTYEASKLFIREVSLIPSYSTTEVETNVALRLLEAKQLNLKWLISHRFKLSQASEALKVASEGRETLKVIVNP; from the coding sequence ATGAAAGCCGTTTTCATCAAGGAGAAGAGCCTAGTGGAGGTGAGGGATGTCCCGGTCCCCAGCCTCAGCGCCGGTGATGTTCTCGTAAAAATGAAGGCTTGTGGAATATGTGGAACCGATGTTGAAAAATTCCTCGGCGTTCATTTGACGCCTCCAAAGCTGGGTCATGAGGTTTCAGGGATCGTTGAAAAGATAGGTTCGGATGCAGTGGGAGAGCTACGGGTTGGGGATCGAGTTTTCGTTCACCACCATGTTCCATGTTATACATGCCATTACTGTCGGCGTGGAGACCACACTATGTGCGAGATGTTTTCTAAAACAAACCTTGATCCATGCGGGTTGGCGGAGTACTTTCGAGTTCCAAGGTACAACGTTGAGAGGGGAGCCGTTCTTAAGCTCCCAAGCGATGTAGACTTCGACGAAGCCACCCTCATAGAGCCTATGGCATGCTGTCTTAGGGGTCTTAATAAAGTAAAAATTGAGAAGGGAGATGACGTCTTGGTCATAGGCGCTGGCCCCACCGGCTTAATCATAACAGGCTTACTGAGGCTTTTCGGAGCTGGATCGATCATTTCAAGTGAGGTTTCAGATCATAGGCTTGAAGCTGCCGGCAGAATGGGGGCCAAGATTCTTGTAAACCCCTCCAGGGAAAACCTTTTAGACAAGGTTTACGAGGCCACGGATGGTCGAGGCGTAGACCTCGCCGTAGTGGCGGTTGGCGCTGGGAAACTCATCGAAGCCGCTGCTGACTGCGTTAGAAAGGGAGGAGAGGTCTTAATGTTTGGGGCTCCTCCGAAGGGGGAGCTTTTCACCTACGAGGCCAGCAAACTATTCATAAGGGAGGTTTCTTTGATCCCAAGCTATTCGACCACAGAGGTTGAAACCAATGTCGCGTTGAGGCTCCTAGAGGCCAAGCAGTTGAACCTCAAGTGGCTTATCTCCCATAGATTTAAGCTGTCTCAGGCGTCTGAGGCTTTAAAAGTAGCCTCTGAAGGACGGGAAACTTTAAAGGTGATCGTTAACCCATGA